One Pirellulales bacterium DNA segment encodes these proteins:
- the pilM gene encoding type IV pilus assembly protein PilM: MAKSNAIWGIDIGQCALKALRCVPGDEPGKITADAFDFIEYPKILSQPEADPVELVRDAIAQFLSRNQVTEDRVAISVPGQSGLARFIKLPPVDTKKIPDIVRYEARQQIPFALEDVVFDWQQMAGGTEEDGFSLETEVGLFAMKREQVFRALRPFTDANVEVDIIQLTPLALYNFVVFDQMQDLPAVEDFDAKDPPPSTIVVSLGTDTTDLVVTNGYRVWQRNIPLGGNHFTKALTKELKLTFAKAEHLKRNALKAEDPKAVFLAMRPVFNDLVTEVQRSISFFQSVDRTAKIGRVIPLGNAMKLRGLQKYLGQSLGYEVVELKEYRGLAGAGVVATPAFKDNLLSFGVCYGLALQGLKQAQLATNLIPPEIIKDRLIRAKKPWAVATVAALLLGCTAGFFGVWRSYNSVRADQAMKEAMDRAESETKRANELKSGYDDATTQFNSVKEIANRLNSINERRLLWPEVLKAIGDCVPQDPPDFKLVADNPQNKKIEDLLAELAVKVHSSKRIYIDSLECQHESNLHDWFAGVQPKWTAQQSEVSAAVEKSATAPAPDNTGQSPNSTDATSSSIGPSGEGWIIEIVGHHYHNQSSPIGAKYVVETLIKNLETKEISLPSFNGKPPGKVLIKDLGIGYPVLLTGGNPEPDEIPLPGYGGEGGNPRRGSGDEGQPIVKAFRFDFTVDLCWKETPLSARLETAKPPTTDKPATASAGPGQRNPL, encoded by the coding sequence ATGGCGAAGAGCAATGCTATTTGGGGTATCGACATTGGGCAGTGCGCGCTGAAAGCCCTGCGCTGTGTGCCGGGGGACGAGCCGGGCAAGATCACCGCCGATGCCTTCGATTTCATCGAGTATCCCAAGATCTTGAGCCAGCCCGAGGCGGACCCGGTCGAGTTGGTGCGCGACGCCATCGCCCAGTTTCTTTCGCGCAACCAAGTGACGGAAGACCGGGTAGCGATCTCCGTGCCCGGCCAATCGGGCCTGGCGCGGTTCATCAAGCTGCCGCCGGTCGATACGAAGAAAATTCCGGACATCGTGCGCTACGAGGCGCGGCAACAAATCCCGTTCGCGCTCGAAGATGTGGTCTTCGATTGGCAGCAGATGGCCGGCGGCACCGAGGAGGATGGTTTTTCGCTGGAGACAGAAGTCGGCTTGTTCGCGATGAAGCGCGAGCAAGTGTTCCGCGCGCTGCGGCCGTTCACCGACGCGAATGTCGAGGTGGACATTATCCAGCTCACGCCGCTGGCGCTTTACAACTTTGTCGTGTTCGACCAAATGCAGGACCTTCCGGCGGTCGAAGATTTCGACGCCAAGGATCCGCCTCCCTCGACGATCGTCGTTTCGCTGGGCACCGATACGACCGACCTGGTGGTGACCAACGGCTACCGCGTCTGGCAACGCAACATCCCCCTTGGCGGGAATCATTTCACGAAGGCCCTGACTAAAGAACTCAAGCTGACGTTCGCCAAAGCGGAGCATCTGAAGCGCAACGCGCTCAAGGCCGAGGACCCCAAGGCGGTGTTCCTTGCGATGCGCCCCGTGTTCAACGACTTGGTGACCGAGGTGCAGCGCTCGATCAGCTTCTTCCAGAGCGTCGATCGCACCGCCAAGATCGGCCGCGTGATTCCGCTGGGCAACGCGATGAAGTTGCGCGGGCTGCAGAAGTACCTGGGCCAAAGCCTGGGATATGAAGTGGTCGAGTTGAAGGAGTATCGCGGTCTCGCGGGAGCGGGAGTCGTCGCCACTCCGGCGTTTAAGGACAATCTCTTGTCGTTCGGGGTTTGTTACGGTCTGGCCCTGCAAGGGCTCAAGCAAGCTCAGCTCGCCACGAATCTCATTCCGCCGGAGATCATCAAGGACCGCTTGATCCGAGCCAAGAAGCCCTGGGCCGTGGCGACCGTCGCGGCGCTCTTGTTGGGTTGCACGGCGGGTTTCTTCGGCGTCTGGCGCTCGTACAATTCGGTCCGCGCGGATCAGGCGATGAAAGAGGCAATGGACAGGGCCGAGTCCGAGACAAAACGAGCCAACGAACTCAAGTCGGGCTACGACGACGCGACGACGCAGTTCAATTCAGTCAAGGAAATTGCGAACCGGCTCAACAGCATCAATGAGCGGCGCTTGCTCTGGCCGGAAGTGCTCAAGGCAATCGGCGACTGCGTTCCCCAGGATCCGCCGGATTTCAAGCTGGTGGCCGACAACCCGCAGAATAAGAAGATCGAAGATCTCTTAGCGGAACTTGCCGTCAAGGTCCATTCGAGCAAGCGAATATACATCGATTCGCTGGAATGCCAACACGAGTCGAATTTGCACGATTGGTTCGCGGGAGTGCAGCCGAAGTGGACGGCACAGCAATCAGAGGTCTCGGCAGCGGTAGAGAAAAGTGCGACTGCGCCGGCCCCGGACAATACCGGACAGAGCCCTAATTCCACGGATGCTACCTCAAGCAGCATCGGACCGAGCGGCGAGGGATGGATTATTGAGATCGTCGGTCACCATTATCACAATCAGTCGTCACCTATCGGCGCTAAATACGTCGTTGAGACGCTAATCAAGAATCTGGAGACCAAAGAAATATCCCTACCCTCGTTCAACGGCAAGCCACCCGGCAAGGTGCTTATTAAGGATCTGGGGATCGGCTATCCGGTCCTTTTGACCGGCGGAAACCCCGAACCAGACGAGATTCCGTTGCCTGGGTATGGCGGCGAAGGCGGGAATCCGCGCCGCGGTAGTGGGGATGAAGGTCAGCCGATTGTCAAAGCTTTCCGGTTTGATTTCACGGTTGATCTTTGCTGGAAGGAAACGCCGTTGAGCGCGCGTCTTGAGACGGCAAAACCACCCACGACGGATAAACCGGCGACCGCCTCTGCCGGTCCCGGGCAACGAAACCCATTGTGA
- a CDS encoding DUF423 domain-containing protein produces MGTRGWFVVGALMAGLAVAVSAYGAHGIKPKVDKGQIDAQRLEDFEIAARNHMIHAIALVLAGLVGRVGNSTWSIHVAGAAFLLGILLFCGGLYGYALSDNRDYLSAAPAGGISFMVGWAALAVAGWKSFAARQVSS; encoded by the coding sequence GTGGGAACTCGCGGTTGGTTCGTAGTTGGCGCGCTGATGGCGGGATTGGCCGTTGCCGTGAGCGCCTATGGAGCGCATGGAATCAAGCCGAAGGTGGACAAGGGACAGATCGATGCTCAACGGCTTGAGGATTTCGAGATCGCGGCGCGCAATCACATGATTCATGCAATCGCTCTGGTGCTGGCGGGACTTGTGGGGCGAGTCGGGAATTCGACTTGGTCAATCCATGTCGCCGGCGCGGCATTTCTCTTGGGAATTCTATTGTTTTGTGGTGGATTGTATGGCTACGCGCTGTCCGACAACCGGGACTATCTCAGCGCCGCGCCGGCCGGCGGGATTTCGTTCATGGTCGGCTGGGCAGCGCTGGCGGTCGCCGGTTGGAAATCGTTCGCGGCGCGTCAAGTGTCGTCATAA
- a CDS encoding GNAT family N-acetyltransferase — protein sequence MTSTDVLDLPSWVAPPGGISTRIVDESSRLAALQSEWEALGGLLPSPMETYGWAMAAAASVKGRQRPALVVAERDGAVSAVAQLARCRSWLADRMEIVGMGLLNEPADFACADRDSLAAVVRRAIRLGRPILLGRMPAESPTIELFRLAARGHGLVVVRPQASCPFIPIDSTWGVPESHLSSRRRSDYRRAFRRAEQIGNVRAEILVPGPDDIDKLLDLAFAVEARSWKGAAGTALACDAIRGTFIREFARWSSQTGILRIGLLRIGEACAAMQIAAEHNGALWLLKIGFDPAFANCSPGNLLLAESLRFATAKGLTSLEFLGTVEPWTRVWTDQERQCVSLRYYPFNHRGALGLLAESFEVCARRMWGKRAKRPTQPSEHDA from the coding sequence ATGACGTCAACCGACGTTCTTGATTTGCCCAGTTGGGTCGCGCCGCCAGGCGGGATCTCAACTCGAATCGTTGACGAAAGCTCGCGACTCGCTGCACTGCAATCGGAATGGGAAGCGCTCGGGGGACTTTTGCCTAGTCCGATGGAGACTTACGGCTGGGCGATGGCGGCTGCGGCGTCCGTGAAGGGCCGGCAGCGGCCGGCGCTGGTGGTGGCGGAGCGAGACGGAGCGGTCTCTGCGGTCGCCCAGCTCGCTCGCTGCCGAAGTTGGCTCGCCGACCGGATGGAGATCGTGGGAATGGGCCTGCTCAACGAACCGGCGGATTTCGCTTGTGCCGACCGCGACTCGCTGGCCGCGGTCGTGCGGCGAGCGATTCGGTTGGGCCGCCCCATATTGCTGGGCCGAATGCCGGCCGAATCGCCGACGATCGAATTGTTCAGGCTTGCGGCCCGCGGACATGGCTTGGTCGTCGTCCGTCCGCAAGCGAGTTGCCCTTTCATTCCAATCGATAGCACTTGGGGCGTGCCGGAAAGTCACCTCAGCTCGCGGCGCCGCTCGGATTATCGCCGCGCTTTTCGCCGCGCGGAACAAATCGGGAACGTGCGGGCCGAGATTCTTGTTCCTGGACCCGATGACATCGACAAGCTGCTCGACCTCGCATTTGCGGTCGAGGCCCGCTCGTGGAAAGGAGCTGCCGGAACGGCGCTAGCCTGCGACGCCATTCGCGGGACGTTCATTCGCGAGTTCGCCCGCTGGTCGAGCCAAACCGGAATTCTGCGAATCGGCCTGTTGCGGATCGGTGAGGCATGCGCTGCAATGCAGATTGCCGCTGAACATAACGGCGCCCTTTGGCTCCTGAAAATCGGTTTCGATCCGGCGTTTGCCAATTGCTCGCCAGGAAATCTGTTGCTGGCCGAGAGCTTGCGATTTGCCACCGCAAAGGGACTGACTTCGCTCGAATTCCTGGGCACGGTCGAACCGTGGACGCGGGTCTGGACAGATCAGGAGCGCCAATGTGTTTCGCTCCGGTACTACCCATTTAACCATCGCGGGGCGCTCGGGCTATTGGCTGAGTCGTTCGAAGTTTGCGCCCGGCGGATGTGGGGAAAGCGAGCGAAACGGCCCACCCAACCCTCCGAGCACGACGCATGA
- a CDS encoding L-threonylcarbamoyladenylate synthase: MPPTVLDIRNADDVRDVVHRAVQALAEGKLVAFPTETVYAVAASALDPAATARLLAAKRRKAGQQPLTLAVKSADDALDYVPRMGELAQRLARRCWPGPITLVCHDDHPESALTQLPPPVREAVVPSGTVGLRVPGHPVFLDVMRMLSGPIVVSSANRSAAADSQTAADVVRALGDDVQLVLDDGQSRFGVPSTVVKVNGKEMELLRVGVVSEQTLRRLASLVILFVCTGNTCRSPMAETIARKLIADRLGCRVDQLEDRGVIVQSAGLSAMSGGGAATEAIEALSAMGLDLAAHESQPLTGQMVRYADKVLTMTRSHRQTIVSQWPDAASRTELLAVDQTDIADPIGGPPDVYRRCAVQLRTELEARVAKLDL; encoded by the coding sequence ATGCCTCCCACTGTCCTTGATATCCGCAATGCCGACGACGTGCGCGATGTCGTGCATCGGGCAGTTCAGGCCCTGGCCGAGGGAAAACTGGTGGCGTTTCCGACGGAAACCGTCTACGCCGTTGCGGCCAGCGCTCTCGACCCCGCCGCGACCGCCAGGCTGCTTGCGGCGAAGCGGCGCAAGGCCGGCCAGCAACCACTGACTCTCGCCGTGAAGAGCGCCGACGACGCCCTCGATTATGTGCCCCGTATGGGCGAGCTGGCCCAGCGTCTAGCGCGGCGTTGCTGGCCGGGACCGATCACGCTGGTCTGCCACGACGATCATCCAGAAAGCGCGCTCACGCAGCTTCCTCCGCCGGTGCGCGAGGCCGTTGTGCCGTCCGGAACAGTCGGGCTGCGCGTTCCTGGCCATCCCGTCTTTCTCGACGTGATGCGGATGCTTTCTGGGCCGATCGTGGTCTCCAGCGCAAACCGATCCGCCGCGGCGGATTCGCAGACAGCGGCTGACGTGGTGCGGGCGCTCGGAGACGACGTGCAGTTGGTGCTAGACGATGGGCAGAGCCGGTTCGGCGTGCCTTCGACCGTCGTCAAGGTCAATGGCAAAGAGATGGAGCTGTTGCGGGTCGGAGTTGTTTCGGAGCAGACGCTGCGGCGCTTGGCGAGCCTAGTGATTCTGTTCGTTTGCACGGGGAACACATGCCGCAGCCCGATGGCCGAAACGATCGCTCGCAAGCTGATCGCCGATAGGCTCGGCTGCCGCGTCGATCAATTGGAAGATCGGGGCGTGATCGTGCAATCGGCTGGGCTGTCGGCGATGTCCGGTGGTGGCGCGGCAACCGAAGCGATTGAAGCCCTTTCCGCGATGGGTCTGGATTTGGCCGCGCATGAAAGTCAGCCATTGACGGGCCAAATGGTCCGCTATGCCGATAAGGTTCTAACGATGACCCGGTCACATCGCCAGACGATCGTTTCGCAATGGCCGGACGCGGCCTCGCGGACCGAATTGCTCGCCGTCGATCAGACCGATATAGCTGATCCAATCGGCGGCCCTCCCGACGTATATCGGCGTTGCGCCGTGCAATTGCGGACGGAATTAGAAGCTCGCGTGGCCAAGCTGGATTTGTGA
- the rpiB gene encoding ribose 5-phosphate isomerase B gives MRVAVGSDHRGFGVKAKLVELVVKLGHEVEDVGSYSADSVDYPDVAAIVGEKISAGQVDRGILICGTGIGMCIAANKFSGVRAAPCHDDLTAELSRRHNDLNVLCLSADMLGEKLIDRMVEIWLNTPFEAGRHARRIEKIANLEKPGG, from the coding sequence ATGCGAGTCGCCGTCGGCAGCGATCATCGTGGATTTGGCGTCAAGGCCAAGTTGGTCGAACTCGTCGTCAAGCTAGGGCACGAGGTCGAGGACGTTGGAAGTTACAGCGCCGATAGCGTCGACTATCCCGACGTCGCGGCAATCGTCGGTGAGAAAATCAGCGCGGGCCAGGTTGACCGGGGGATTCTGATCTGCGGCACGGGGATTGGCATGTGCATCGCCGCCAACAAGTTTTCCGGGGTGCGCGCGGCGCCCTGTCACGACGATCTGACGGCCGAACTGAGTCGCCGTCATAACGATCTCAATGTGCTCTGCCTATCGGCCGACATGCTCGGCGAAAAACTGATCGATCGGATGGTCGAAATCTGGCTCAACACGCCGTTCGAAGCGGGGCGCCACGCCCGGCGAATCGAGAAAATCGCCAATTTGGAAAAACCTGGCGGCTAG
- a CDS encoding aldolase/citrate lyase family protein yields the protein MKSNPVKAKLREGRPSFGTWLSLGDLFATRVLARMGFDWLTLDIEHQAIDWSQAATIFAAISDSGCVPLARVPEGSHVLIKRVLDAGAWGIVVPMVDTVEQARRAIAAAKYPPVGNRSVGGGMHSLNFGASLGEYHRRANDEILVVLQTESPTGVDNAEAIYGLPGVDAIFVGPVDLRANMRTPDGGEADDAAFERMLERVVAAGKKTGTPTGMHVMSPEAALQRAAQGMQFIAVASELRMMTEKAQQTIQALGLAVAKDLARY from the coding sequence ATGAAAAGTAATCCCGTCAAGGCAAAGCTTCGTGAGGGTCGGCCGTCGTTTGGCACCTGGCTATCGTTGGGGGATTTATTCGCGACCCGCGTGTTGGCCCGAATGGGATTCGATTGGCTGACGCTCGATATCGAGCATCAAGCCATCGATTGGTCGCAGGCGGCGACGATCTTCGCCGCGATCAGCGATTCCGGTTGCGTGCCGCTCGCTCGCGTTCCTGAAGGAAGCCACGTGCTCATCAAACGCGTGTTGGATGCGGGAGCCTGGGGGATCGTCGTGCCGATGGTCGACACGGTGGAGCAGGCCCGCCGAGCGATTGCCGCCGCCAAGTATCCGCCGGTCGGCAATCGGAGCGTTGGCGGAGGGATGCACTCGCTCAATTTCGGCGCAAGCTTGGGGGAATATCACCGGCGAGCGAACGACGAGATTCTCGTCGTGCTGCAAACGGAGAGCCCCACCGGCGTTGACAATGCCGAGGCGATCTATGGGCTGCCGGGCGTCGATGCGATCTTCGTCGGCCCGGTCGATTTGCGGGCCAACATGCGCACGCCGGACGGCGGCGAAGCCGACGATGCCGCTTTTGAAAGGATGCTCGAGCGTGTCGTGGCCGCCGGAAAGAAGACGGGTACTCCTACGGGCATGCACGTGATGAGCCCGGAGGCGGCCTTGCAGCGCGCCGCTCAGGGGATGCAGTTCATCGCCGTGGCAAGCGAACTGCGGATGATGACCGAAAAGGCCCAACAAACAATTCAGGCTTTGGGTCTGGCGGTCGCCAAGGACTTAGCGCGCTACTAG
- a CDS encoding phospho-sugar mutase: MSSSTMSFDLDVALRDLDAAAAAGKVTTDAARSMREWLTESRYAEYAPEVARQIAAGLWKQLDDVFWTVIPFGTGGRRGKMYPIGSNAINDRTIGESAQGLADYIHSQFPNDANLSCAIAYDTRHQSRHFAELCSEIMAAAGLKVWFLDGYRSTPELSFTVRYKHCACGIMVTASHNPPSDNAVKVYWSNGGQVLPPHDAGIIDRVMNCGEIHRLPFAEALAAGKIEYCQREVDGAFIRAVHKQSLPGPRTLKILYSPLHGVGCSAVVPALEADGFTDIEVFGPHSTPDGDFPNVPGHVANPENPAVFDSIIARGKEIGADLILASDPDSDRLGCAAPRTTAPGSPWATFTGNQIAALLADYLLEARQRGGKLSPEHYVVKTLVTTEMIRRIADSYGVRTLGNLQVGCKWIAQTMDEVGTERFVLGCEESHGYIVGDHVRDKDAAVAAMLLAELAASVKQRGQTLHTKLDALYWQFGYHAEQQVSFAMPGSQGMKDMQAVMARIRRDPPAWLAGTRVVQSRDYQSLTSRAPGGPAQPLVGPKGDMVILDLETEGNCVAIRPSGTEPKIKLYLFAFEPPEIIADLEETKSQVGDRLKQLQAAFAALAKPKL; the protein is encoded by the coding sequence ATGTCTTCGTCGACAATGTCGTTCGATCTCGACGTCGCCCTCCGCGATCTAGACGCGGCTGCGGCGGCGGGAAAGGTCACTACGGACGCCGCTCGGTCGATGCGCGAGTGGCTTACCGAGTCGCGTTACGCCGAATACGCCCCCGAAGTCGCTCGGCAAATTGCGGCCGGACTATGGAAGCAACTCGACGACGTGTTCTGGACGGTCATCCCCTTCGGCACGGGTGGTCGGCGCGGGAAGATGTACCCGATCGGCTCCAACGCAATCAACGATCGAACGATCGGCGAGAGCGCTCAGGGACTGGCCGACTACATTCATTCACAATTCCCGAACGACGCGAATCTGTCCTGCGCGATCGCATACGACACTCGGCATCAATCGCGCCATTTCGCCGAGTTGTGCAGCGAGATCATGGCTGCCGCGGGTTTGAAGGTCTGGTTTCTCGACGGATATCGCAGCACGCCGGAACTCTCCTTCACCGTTCGATATAAGCACTGCGCCTGCGGCATCATGGTCACCGCCAGCCACAATCCCCCCAGCGACAATGCGGTGAAGGTCTATTGGTCCAATGGCGGTCAGGTCCTTCCGCCCCACGATGCGGGGATCATCGATCGCGTGATGAACTGCGGCGAGATTCACCGCCTGCCATTTGCCGAGGCGCTGGCCGCGGGAAAGATCGAGTATTGCCAGCGGGAGGTGGACGGCGCATTCATTCGCGCCGTTCATAAGCAATCGCTCCCCGGTCCGCGAACGCTGAAGATTCTGTATTCACCGCTGCACGGTGTCGGCTGCTCGGCGGTGGTGCCGGCGCTCGAGGCCGATGGATTCACCGATATCGAGGTGTTCGGCCCCCATTCGACGCCGGACGGCGACTTTCCGAACGTGCCGGGGCACGTCGCCAACCCCGAGAATCCAGCCGTTTTCGATTCCATCATCGCGCGCGGAAAGGAGATCGGCGCGGATTTGATTTTGGCGAGCGATCCCGATTCGGATCGGCTCGGCTGCGCTGCCCCGCGGACGACAGCGCCCGGAAGTCCCTGGGCGACCTTCACCGGCAATCAAATCGCCGCGCTGCTGGCGGATTATCTGCTGGAGGCTCGCCAGCGCGGGGGCAAGCTGTCGCCGGAGCATTATGTCGTCAAAACGTTGGTCACGACCGAGATGATCCGCCGGATCGCGGACTCTTACGGAGTGCGGACGCTCGGCAATTTGCAGGTCGGATGTAAATGGATCGCCCAGACGATGGACGAGGTGGGGACGGAGCGATTCGTTCTTGGCTGCGAGGAATCGCACGGCTATATCGTCGGTGATCATGTTCGCGACAAGGATGCCGCCGTCGCTGCGATGCTCTTAGCTGAGCTGGCGGCGAGCGTAAAGCAGCGCGGGCAAACGCTGCATACAAAGCTCGATGCACTCTATTGGCAGTTCGGCTATCATGCTGAGCAACAAGTTTCGTTCGCCATGCCAGGCTCACAAGGAATGAAAGATATGCAAGCCGTGATGGCTCGAATCCGACGCGATCCGCCCGCCTGGCTTGCCGGAACACGCGTGGTTCAATCGCGCGATTATCAATCACTCACGTCGCGCGCGCCGGGCGGACCGGCGCAGCCGCTTGTCGGGCCCAAAGGGGACATGGTAATTCTCGATCTCGAAACTGAGGGGAATTGCGTCGCTATTCGCCCCTCGGGCACTGAGCCGAAGATCAAGCTGTATCTGTTCGCCTTCGAGCCGCCGGAAATAATCGCCGATCTCGAGGAGACAAAATCGCAAGTTGGCGACCGTCTGAAGCAGTTGCAAGCAGCGTTTGCCGCGCTGGCGAAACCCAAATTGTAG
- the glmM gene encoding phosphoglucosamine mutase, with the protein MPSQPIISVSGLRGIVGESLTPEIAIRYACAFAAGLPAGPIVITRDGRTTGPMLAACLTGGLTAIGRNVVNGGVAATPTAGVLVRSVEAAGGIQISASHNPPEYNGFKLFSAEGRVIPSDAGVRVIERYRHSPPAWVQHQDVGQFGPCSGSIEPHWSLLSKIVDIDRIKQRQFKVLLDSNHGAGSAVARIMFERLGCRATIVGDTPDGRFEHVPEPTAENLKGILPLVKQTGADIGFCQDPDADRLAVIDETGRYLGEEYTLAMCVDHVLRSQKGPIVTNCSTSRMSADLAAKYGVPFYRSAVGEANVVDLMLRHSAILGGEGNGGVIDPRVGLVRDSFVGMALLLDSMAARQLPISQLADELPHYEIRKDKIVLPPEGLSAALDAIESHFTEARADRLDGLRLDWPDAWLMVRPSNTESIVRVFAEAPTADRSERLCAEAAKVVARHA; encoded by the coding sequence TTGCCAAGCCAACCGATCATCAGCGTCTCGGGCCTGCGCGGCATTGTGGGCGAGAGTCTCACGCCGGAAATTGCGATCCGTTACGCGTGTGCGTTTGCCGCCGGTTTGCCCGCCGGACCGATCGTCATCACGCGCGACGGCCGGACGACCGGGCCGATGCTGGCCGCCTGCTTGACCGGAGGGCTGACCGCGATTGGCCGGAACGTCGTTAACGGCGGCGTTGCGGCTACCCCGACGGCAGGAGTGCTCGTTCGCAGCGTTGAAGCCGCCGGGGGCATTCAGATCTCTGCCAGTCACAATCCGCCCGAGTACAACGGATTCAAGCTATTCTCGGCCGAAGGGCGCGTCATTCCGAGTGACGCAGGAGTGCGCGTGATCGAGCGCTATCGCCACTCGCCGCCGGCATGGGTACAGCATCAAGATGTAGGACAATTTGGCCCATGCAGCGGCTCGATCGAACCGCATTGGTCGCTGTTGAGCAAGATCGTCGATATCGACCGCATCAAGCAACGGCAATTCAAAGTTCTCCTCGATTCCAATCATGGGGCCGGCAGCGCCGTGGCACGAATCATGTTCGAGCGACTCGGATGTCGAGCGACGATCGTCGGCGATACTCCCGACGGCCGATTCGAGCATGTGCCCGAGCCCACGGCCGAGAACCTCAAAGGCATTCTGCCACTTGTCAAGCAAACCGGGGCCGACATCGGTTTTTGCCAGGACCCTGACGCCGATCGGTTGGCCGTTATCGATGAAACGGGGCGCTATCTCGGCGAGGAATACACGTTGGCGATGTGCGTCGATCACGTGCTGCGGAGCCAGAAAGGCCCGATCGTGACGAATTGCTCGACGAGTCGGATGTCGGCGGATTTAGCGGCAAAGTACGGGGTGCCGTTCTATCGCAGCGCGGTTGGCGAGGCCAACGTGGTCGATCTGATGCTCCGGCACTCGGCCATTCTCGGCGGCGAGGGGAACGGCGGCGTTATCGATCCGCGTGTCGGTCTGGTGCGAGACAGCTTCGTTGGAATGGCGCTCTTACTCGATTCGATGGCGGCCCGGCAGCTCCCGATTAGTCAACTGGCAGACGAGCTTCCTCATTACGAAATTCGCAAGGACAAAATCGTCCTTCCGCCAGAAGGATTGTCGGCCGCGCTCGATGCGATCGAAAGCCATTTTACCGAAGCTCGCGCCGATCGGCTGGACGGCCTGCGGCTCGATTGGCCCGATGCGTGGCTTATGGTCCGCCCGAGCAATACGGAGTCGATCGTGCGAGTTTTCGCCGAAGCGCCGACCGCCGATCGGTCCGAGCGACTTTGCGCAGAGGCCGCGAAGGTGGTCGCTCGCCACGCATGA
- a CDS encoding Flp family type IVb pilin — protein MKTLLQQIRRLVVSEDGPTAVEYAVMLALIISVCLVAITSVGSQASTTFSNVAASLGGS, from the coding sequence ATGAAGACTCTCTTGCAGCAAATTCGTCGGCTTGTCGTATCGGAAGACGGCCCAACCGCAGTCGAATATGCCGTCATGCTGGCGCTAATCATATCGGTGTGCCTGGTAGCGATCACATCCGTCGGGAGCCAAGCCAGCACGACGTTCAGCAACGTCGCCGCTTCGCTCGGTGGTAGCTAA
- the serS gene encoding serine--tRNA ligase has product MLDRRFIVENAELVKQNCAKRGSKADVDKFVGLEADRKAKQTELDELNRQANDVSKSIGKAKDPAEREARKTEGRRLREMATTIETQLKWVVEEADAILRAIPNLSHPQAPIGGEAASKELRRGKTPLPQFSFKPLDHVQLGEKLGLFDFEAGAKVAGHGFYFLKNEAVLLELALQRYALDLLLKEGFTPTITPDLARNEILQGIGFTPRGPETQIYSVADTDLSLVATAEITLGGMLAEEILEEEKLPLKLCGISHCYRTEAGAHGRATRGLYRVHQFTKVEMFAFTLPDASDRMLDTFCELECRLFDGLGIPYRVVDTATGDLGGPAYRKFDLEAWMPGRGEAGEFGEVTSTSNCTDYQARRLGIRYRRKGEKGTQFVHTLNGTAVAISRGLIAILENHQQPDGSILVPEALRAWVGKDWIGAR; this is encoded by the coding sequence ATGCTTGATCGCAGATTCATCGTCGAAAATGCCGAATTGGTGAAGCAGAACTGCGCCAAACGCGGCTCCAAGGCGGATGTCGACAAGTTTGTCGGGCTGGAGGCCGACCGCAAGGCCAAGCAGACGGAGTTGGACGAATTGAACCGCCAGGCGAACGACGTCAGCAAATCAATTGGTAAGGCAAAAGACCCGGCTGAGCGCGAGGCTCGCAAGACCGAAGGCCGCCGGCTCCGCGAGATGGCCACCACCATCGAAACACAGTTGAAATGGGTCGTTGAAGAGGCGGACGCAATCCTGCGAGCGATCCCAAATCTGTCGCATCCACAGGCCCCGATCGGCGGCGAGGCGGCCAGCAAGGAACTGCGCCGCGGAAAAACGCCGCTGCCGCAATTCAGCTTCAAGCCGCTCGACCACGTGCAACTAGGTGAAAAGCTCGGGTTGTTTGATTTTGAGGCCGGGGCCAAGGTCGCGGGGCATGGTTTCTATTTCCTCAAGAACGAAGCCGTGCTGCTTGAATTGGCCCTGCAACGCTACGCGCTTGACCTTTTGCTCAAAGAGGGTTTTACGCCGACGATCACGCCCGATCTGGCCCGCAACGAGATTCTCCAGGGGATCGGCTTCACCCCGCGTGGACCGGAAACGCAGATTTACAGCGTGGCGGACACGGATTTGAGCCTGGTGGCGACGGCCGAGATCACGCTGGGCGGCATGCTGGCCGAGGAGATTCTGGAAGAAGAGAAGTTGCCGTTGAAGCTCTGCGGGATCAGCCATTGCTATCGCACCGAAGCCGGCGCGCACGGCCGCGCGACTCGCGGCCTCTACCGCGTGCATCAGTTCACTAAGGTCGAGATGTTCGCCTTCACACTTCCCGACGCGAGCGATCGCATGCTCGATACCTTCTGCGAATTGGAATGCCGGCTGTTCGACGGCCTCGGAATTCCGTATCGAGTTGTCGATACGGCCACGGGAGATTTAGGGGGCCCGGCGTATCGCAAATTCGACCTGGAGGCCTGGATGCCCGGCCGCGGCGAAGCCGGGGAATTCGGCGAAGTGACCAGCACCTCGAATTGCACCGATTATCAGGCGCGCCGGCTCGGAATCCGCTATCGGCGCAAAGGGGAAAAAGGAACTCAGTTCGTCCACACGCTCAACGGCACCGCGGTCGCGATTAGCCGAGGCTTGATCGCCATCTTGGAAAATCATCAGCAACCCGACGGCTCAATCTTGGTGCCGGAGGCGCTGCGAGCCTGGGTCGGAAAGGACTGGATCGGTGCCAGGTAA